A part of Desulfofundulus salinus genomic DNA contains:
- the rplJ gene encoding 50S ribosomal protein L10: MPTREEKQAILAELTEKFRNSKAAVLTNFRGLDVASMTKVRRRLRESGSELKVAKNTLTRLAANEVGLEGLDPYLEGPTAIAFGYEDPVAPAKVLAELAREFKQLEIKAGILEGKVIDVEGVRRLADLPSREVLLAKVAGGMQAPLYGFAGALQGLLRNLVYVLEAIRKQKAGEATT, from the coding sequence ATGCCTACCAGGGAAGAAAAACAAGCCATACTGGCGGAATTGACGGAGAAGTTTCGGAACAGCAAAGCAGCCGTTCTGACCAACTTTCGCGGTCTTGATGTAGCATCCATGACCAAAGTGCGCCGGCGTCTCAGGGAGTCGGGTAGTGAGCTAAAGGTGGCTAAAAACACCCTGACCCGCCTGGCGGCCAACGAGGTGGGTTTAGAGGGATTAGATCCTTATCTGGAGGGGCCCACGGCCATTGCTTTTGGTTACGAGGATCCCGTGGCCCCGGCCAAGGTTCTTGCCGAGCTGGCCCGGGAGTTCAAACAACTGGAAATAAAAGCCGGCATACTGGAAGGCAAGGTCATCGATGTGGAAGGGGTTCGCCGCCTGGCCGACCTGCCCTCCCGGGAGGTCCTGCTGGCCAAGGTGGCGGGTGGCATGCAAGCCCCCCTGTACGGTTTCGCCGGCGCATTGCAGGGCCTCTTGCGTAACCTGGTCTATGTGCTGGAAGCCATCCGTAAACAAAAGGCCGGAGAAGCTACTACCTAA
- the rpmG gene encoding 50S ribosomal protein L33 has product MRVSVTLACTECKRRNYTTTKNKKNDPNRIELKKYCKYCHTHTLHKETR; this is encoded by the coding sequence ATGCGGGTTAGTGTTACTCTGGCCTGCACGGAATGCAAACGCCGGAACTACACCACCACAAAAAACAAGAAAAATGATCCCAACCGGATCGAATTGAAAAAATACTGCAAGTACTGTCATACCCATACCCTGCACAAAGAAACCCGTTAA
- a CDS encoding NAD(P)-dependent oxidoreductase, whose translation MHLYLVDDGTLTAGALRRELPAALAGWPVAITVLNMGLEHECIDPAPVDGRVVKEFYGSPAELAGKLAGADILVVHKAPVTGEVIEGAPGLRLIACARAHPVNVDVRAALSRGIPVVHAPGRAADSTADLTMALLLFLARNMGETCRLVSRLGAGAWQYDCRSRLEGVELAGKILGIIGFGHVGRRVAVRAQAFGMNLLVHSPHVNPAEILAAGGRPVTLEELLSASDFVSLHTRPAPEKIGLIGAPQLALMKNSACLINTARGELVDEDALYRALKEKRIRAAALDVLISEPPPPDHPFFTLPNVVLTPHLGGKTEAAPVRAAKIITEEIINFLSGKSLRHVINRV comes from the coding sequence ATGCACCTGTATCTTGTGGATGACGGGACCCTTACCGCGGGGGCTTTGCGCCGGGAATTGCCGGCGGCGCTGGCCGGGTGGCCGGTGGCCATAACAGTATTGAATATGGGTTTGGAGCATGAATGCATTGACCCCGCCCCGGTGGATGGAAGAGTGGTCAAGGAATTTTACGGATCTCCGGCGGAGCTGGCCGGTAAGCTGGCCGGGGCCGACATACTGGTGGTGCACAAGGCACCTGTGACTGGAGAGGTGATCGAGGGCGCACCCGGGTTGCGCCTGATTGCCTGTGCCCGGGCGCACCCGGTGAATGTGGATGTCCGGGCGGCCTTAAGCCGGGGGATCCCCGTGGTGCATGCCCCGGGGCGGGCGGCCGACTCTACCGCCGATTTAACCATGGCCCTTTTGCTTTTTCTGGCCCGCAATATGGGGGAGACCTGCCGTCTGGTAAGCCGCCTGGGGGCCGGCGCCTGGCAGTACGACTGCCGCAGCCGGCTGGAGGGAGTAGAACTGGCCGGGAAGATCCTGGGCATTATCGGTTTCGGGCATGTGGGCCGCCGGGTGGCGGTCCGGGCGCAGGCCTTTGGTATGAACCTCCTCGTACACAGTCCCCATGTGAATCCCGCTGAAATTCTTGCCGCGGGCGGCCGGCCCGTAACTCTGGAAGAACTCCTGTCAGCTTCTGATTTTGTCAGCCTCCATACCCGGCCCGCTCCCGAAAAAATAGGCTTAATTGGCGCACCCCAGCTGGCGCTGATGAAGAACTCGGCCTGCTTGATCAATACCGCCCGGGGTGAACTGGTGGATGAGGATGCCCTTTACCGCGCTTTAAAGGAAAAAAGGATCCGGGCTGCGGCGCTGGATGTTTTAATTTCGGAGCCCCCGCCGCCGGATCATCCCTTTTTTACCCTCCCCAACGTCGTCCTGACCCCCCACCTGGGAGGCAAGACGGAAGCTGCACCAGTTAGGGCGGCAAAGATAATCACAGAAGAGATCATTAACTTTCTGAGCGGAAAGTCCCTGCGCCATGTTATAAACAGGGTCTGA
- the rplK gene encoding 50S ribosomal protein L11 has protein sequence MAKRVAAVIKLQVPAGKATPAPPVGPALGQHGVNIMAFVKEFNERTAAQAGLIIPVEITVFEDRSFTFICKTPPAAVLLKKACGIETASGEPNRKKVARIPLSKVREIAETKMQDLNANDIEAAIRMIKGTARSMGIEVVEG, from the coding sequence ATGGCGAAAAGAGTGGCTGCGGTGATCAAGCTGCAAGTCCCGGCAGGCAAAGCCACCCCTGCACCCCCGGTTGGTCCCGCCCTGGGTCAACACGGTGTGAATATTATGGCCTTCGTTAAAGAATTTAACGAGCGTACGGCTGCTCAGGCCGGTCTGATCATTCCGGTGGAAATAACCGTTTTTGAGGATCGCAGTTTCACCTTTATTTGCAAGACGCCGCCGGCTGCGGTGTTGCTGAAGAAGGCCTGTGGTATTGAGACTGCCTCCGGTGAACCCAACCGGAAAAAGGTAGCCAGGATTCCCCTGTCCAAAGTGCGGGAGATTGCCGAAACAAAGATGCAGGATCTCAACGCCAATGATATCGAGGCTGCCATCCGCATGATTAAGGGAACGGCCAGAAGCATGGGCATCGAAGTAGTGGAAGGCTAA
- a CDS encoding serine hydrolase, whose amino-acid sequence MKRRRLLSIMMFLIALPFLVAGTGGSLNGPDPDVSLAQATGDKDWSFRQVPDYQPLQEQLKDYLAQQPGVYGIYFKDLHSGASFDINGDEPITAASTVKVPVVLYLNHLVAQGKLNWDDRVVYDSKQDYQGGAGILQFSARDGDSYSLRVLANLSITISDNIAYRMLVRHLGKDNVARFMRDLGGQTVFPGGENITTARDMGRYMEAVLEFSREHPALGERLLDDMANPIYHVGLPGKLPPEVRVAHKEGDVWGVANDAGIVFAEHPYILVVLSRGETDVDKGFARIAEISRMVYDYQVNLKR is encoded by the coding sequence ATGAAGAGACGTCGCCTGTTAAGCATAATGATGTTCTTAATTGCCCTGCCGTTTCTTGTCGCGGGTACAGGAGGTTCTTTAAACGGTCCGGACCCGGATGTTTCGCTGGCGCAGGCGACCGGAGATAAGGATTGGTCTTTCCGGCAGGTGCCGGATTACCAGCCGCTGCAAGAACAACTGAAAGACTACCTGGCCCAGCAGCCGGGAGTTTACGGCATCTACTTTAAGGACCTGCACTCCGGGGCCAGCTTTGATATCAACGGTGATGAGCCCATAACCGCCGCCAGCACGGTGAAGGTGCCCGTGGTCCTGTACCTGAATCATCTCGTCGCCCAGGGCAAGTTGAATTGGGATGACCGGGTGGTTTATGACAGCAAACAGGACTATCAAGGGGGAGCCGGTATCCTGCAGTTTTCCGCCCGGGACGGCGATAGCTATTCCCTGCGGGTACTGGCCAACCTGTCCATAACCATCAGCGACAACATCGCCTACCGCATGCTGGTGCGCCACCTGGGTAAGGACAACGTGGCCCGGTTTATGCGCGACCTGGGCGGGCAAACCGTGTTCCCCGGCGGGGAGAATATCACCACTGCCCGGGACATGGGCCGGTATATGGAGGCGGTGCTGGAATTCAGCCGTGAGCATCCTGCCCTGGGAGAACGCCTGTTGGATGATATGGCCAACCCCATTTATCACGTGGGTCTGCCCGGCAAGCTCCCGCCGGAGGTAAGGGTGGCCCATAAGGAAGGAGATGTCTGGGGTGTGGCCAACGATGCCGGGATTGTTTTTGCCGAACACCCTTACATCCTGGTGGTGCTGTCCAGAGGGGAAACGGATGTGGATAAAGGATTTGCCCGCATTGCGGAGATTTCCCGGATGGTCTATGATTACCAGGTAAATCTGAAGCGGTAA
- the rplL gene encoding 50S ribosomal protein L7/L12 gives MSKVNEILEAVKGLTVLELAELVKKFEEEFGVSAAAPVAVAAAPVAAGPAAAPAAEEEQTEFDVILTAVGDKKINVIKVVREITGLGLKEAKEVVDNAPKPIKEKVSKEEAEAIKAKLEEQGATVEIK, from the coding sequence ATGTCCAAGGTAAACGAAATTCTGGAAGCCGTAAAAGGCCTGACCGTATTAGAACTGGCCGAACTGGTGAAAAAATTTGAAGAGGAGTTTGGCGTGAGCGCCGCCGCTCCCGTGGCCGTGGCCGCCGCCCCGGTAGCTGCTGGTCCTGCAGCCGCCCCGGCAGCCGAAGAAGAACAAACTGAATTTGACGTCATTCTGACCGCCGTTGGCGACAAGAAGATCAACGTGATCAAGGTGGTGCGGGAGATCACCGGCCTGGGCTTAAAAGAAGCCAAAGAAGTGGTGGATAACGCTCCCAAACCCATTAAGGAAAAGGTCAGCAAGGAAGAGGCCGAGGCCATCAAGGCCAAGCTGGAAGAGCAGGGCGCCACTGTGGAAATCAAGTAA
- the nusG gene encoding transcription termination/antitermination protein NusG, whose product MSEKGEKHWYVVHTYSGYENKVKANLEKRIESMNMEEKIFRILVPMEDEVEIKDGKKKITKKKIYPGYVLVEMIMTDDSWYVVRNTPGVTGFVGSGSRPIPLTDEEAMQIIGKTLSDTPRPRLDLNVKERVRVTSGPFENFEGIIEEIDSDKGKLKVMISMFGRETPVELDFSQVEKI is encoded by the coding sequence ATGAGTGAAAAGGGTGAAAAGCACTGGTACGTTGTTCATACCTATTCAGGGTATGAGAATAAGGTTAAGGCCAACCTGGAAAAGCGGATCGAATCCATGAACATGGAGGAAAAAATCTTCCGTATCCTCGTTCCTATGGAGGACGAGGTAGAGATAAAAGACGGCAAGAAAAAAATCACCAAGAAAAAGATTTACCCCGGTTATGTGCTGGTTGAGATGATCATGACCGACGATTCCTGGTATGTGGTGCGTAATACCCCCGGCGTGACCGGTTTTGTCGGGTCGGGCTCCAGGCCCATTCCCCTGACCGACGAAGAGGCCATGCAGATAATCGGTAAGACTTTGTCCGATACCCCGCGCCCGCGGCTGGACCTGAACGTGAAGGAGCGTGTGCGGGTTACTTCCGGTCCCTTTGAGAACTTTGAGGGCATTATTGAAGAAATAGATTCGGATAAGGGAAAGCTCAAAGTAATGATTTCCATGTTTGGCCGGGAAACTCCGGTGGAATTGGATTTTTCCCAGGTGGAAAAGATATAG
- a CDS encoding solute carrier family 23 protein, giving the protein MKNWRAIRPDGVEVPYWPLGPFKMRLPGVHYRWEWADYIQGLVMCAVCLSIIPVLQDTLGMPFEVALAIVVLNGILYCLHALLGDPVVPGWVTPAIPLLIAYVSSYPAGPERMHALIAFELLLGLWCIFLGITGLANRVIASIPPAIKSGVIIGAGISAIYMIFQKGGRFEKFPITITIAIGLAFWMMYAESFKKLAERNKIARVISNLGILPSILLAVFVAALVKESGFPAIEWGISRPDFATLWTDWVPWGKLGWPSIDYYIKALPLVLAAYIVIFGDAVQCQAIIRDAQKFRPDDPVDYNPSRAHLVVGLRNAGMSILGPDISMCGPIWAAMTVVTYERWKNGRAAMDSSIGGVGAFRFGTLTGYFILPIVSLVRPILPVALSLTMLIQGFVSLYVGVKESRNIKDLGIAGIVGGVLLAKGAAYAFGAGIIMCLLVYGRNFFKGDSTPNLFAEEKVLQPAEKATGC; this is encoded by the coding sequence ATGAAAAACTGGCGGGCTATAAGACCAGATGGTGTCGAAGTGCCGTACTGGCCTTTGGGCCCCTTTAAAATGAGACTGCCTGGGGTGCACTACCGTTGGGAGTGGGCGGATTACATTCAAGGGCTGGTCATGTGTGCCGTCTGCCTGTCCATTATCCCCGTTTTGCAGGATACCCTGGGCATGCCCTTTGAGGTAGCCCTGGCCATTGTGGTGTTAAACGGCATCTTATATTGTTTGCATGCCCTGTTGGGCGACCCTGTGGTACCCGGGTGGGTAACTCCCGCTATACCGCTCCTTATAGCCTATGTTTCAAGCTATCCGGCAGGGCCGGAACGCATGCACGCGTTAATTGCCTTTGAACTTTTGCTGGGATTGTGGTGCATCTTTTTAGGCATTACGGGACTGGCCAACAGGGTAATTGCTTCCATTCCCCCCGCCATTAAATCGGGAGTGATTATCGGGGCCGGTATTTCGGCCATTTATATGATTTTCCAAAAAGGAGGGCGTTTTGAAAAATTCCCCATTACCATTACCATCGCCATTGGTCTGGCTTTCTGGATGATGTATGCCGAATCCTTTAAAAAGCTGGCGGAAAGAAACAAAATTGCCCGTGTCATTTCCAACCTGGGTATTTTACCATCTATCTTGCTGGCGGTATTTGTAGCAGCTCTGGTCAAGGAAAGTGGCTTCCCGGCCATTGAGTGGGGTATTTCCCGGCCCGACTTTGCCACCCTGTGGACCGATTGGGTGCCCTGGGGTAAACTTGGCTGGCCGTCAATTGACTATTACATTAAAGCTCTTCCCCTTGTTTTGGCGGCTTATATAGTGATATTTGGAGACGCCGTCCAGTGTCAGGCCATTATCCGGGATGCTCAAAAATTCCGGCCGGACGATCCGGTGGACTATAACCCCAGCCGGGCACACCTGGTAGTTGGTTTGCGTAACGCCGGAATGAGTATTCTCGGTCCCGACATCTCCATGTGCGGCCCAATCTGGGCGGCTATGACCGTGGTGACCTATGAACGGTGGAAAAATGGCCGGGCGGCCATGGATTCTTCCATTGGTGGGGTAGGTGCTTTCCGGTTCGGGACTCTGACGGGTTACTTTATTTTACCTATAGTCAGCCTGGTAAGACCAATTCTGCCGGTGGCCCTCTCCCTGACCATGCTCATCCAGGGATTCGTTTCCCTTTATGTGGGTGTTAAAGAATCCAGAAATATCAAGGATCTGGGTATTGCCGGCATTGTGGGCGGTGTGTTGCTGGCCAAGGGTGCTGCTTATGCTTTTGGTGCAGGAATAATTATGTGTTTACTGGTTTACGGACGCAACTTCTTCAAAGGTGACTCTACTCCCAACCTGTTTGCGGAAGAAAAAGTGCTCCAGCCGGCTGAAAAGGCTACCGGCTGTTAA
- a CDS encoding iron-containing alcohol dehydrogenase gives MKVSYFWTASTIITGRGSLGRIADEAKNLGATKILLVTDPVLLKTGLVNKVKEALAPAGLEVGVFSEVEPEPRLQVVTKCQEAIKEGGYDLLVAVGGGSSMDVAKAASILMTNPGTIKDYLGVNLVPNPGIPVIAVPTTAGTGSEVTPIAILSDVDEQLKKGVVSPYLLPKVAIVDPELTVTMPPHITAATGMDALTHAVEAYISVNATTITDTLALEAIRLIARHLRTAVANGEHMEARENMAMASLLAGIAFANAGVAAVHALAYPLGAQFHVPHGVANAVLLPYVMESNLLGALPRFKIMALAMGEKVEDLSDREAAGKFIEAIKQLSTDVRIPLHLRDLGVTAEAIPGMAEGAIKVTRLLANNPRKLTVDDIREIYERAF, from the coding sequence GTGAAAGTAAGCTATTTCTGGACGGCAAGCACAATCATTACCGGTAGGGGTAGCCTTGGTCGGATTGCCGATGAGGCTAAAAACCTTGGCGCCACCAAAATCCTGCTGGTTACCGACCCCGTACTTTTAAAAACCGGCCTGGTGAACAAGGTGAAAGAGGCCCTGGCTCCCGCCGGTCTGGAAGTAGGGGTTTTTAGCGAAGTGGAACCCGAACCACGCCTGCAGGTGGTGACCAAATGCCAGGAGGCCATTAAAGAAGGCGGTTATGACCTGCTGGTGGCGGTGGGTGGAGGCAGTTCCATGGACGTGGCCAAGGCCGCTTCTATTTTGATGACCAACCCCGGTACCATTAAAGACTACCTTGGCGTGAACCTGGTACCCAATCCGGGTATACCGGTAATTGCCGTGCCGACCACGGCCGGCACGGGCAGCGAAGTAACGCCCATAGCCATCCTTTCCGATGTTGATGAACAGCTGAAAAAGGGAGTGGTCAGCCCGTACCTTCTCCCCAAAGTGGCCATTGTGGATCCGGAGCTAACGGTTACCATGCCTCCCCACATTACTGCGGCCACCGGTATGGATGCCCTGACCCACGCCGTGGAAGCGTATATCTCCGTTAATGCCACTACCATTACCGATACATTGGCTCTGGAAGCCATAAGACTCATTGCCCGGCACCTGCGTACCGCGGTGGCCAACGGTGAGCATATGGAAGCCAGGGAGAACATGGCCATGGCCAGCCTGCTGGCAGGGATTGCCTTCGCCAACGCCGGTGTTGCTGCCGTCCATGCGCTAGCCTATCCCCTGGGTGCCCAGTTCCATGTTCCCCACGGTGTAGCCAATGCCGTCCTGCTGCCTTATGTCATGGAATCAAACCTGCTCGGAGCTCTGCCCAGGTTCAAGATTATGGCTCTGGCCATGGGTGAAAAGGTGGAGGACCTGTCTGACCGTGAGGCGGCCGGTAAATTCATTGAGGCCATTAAACAGCTGTCCACCGATGTTAGAATTCCTTTGCATCTGCGCGATCTCGGTGTAACTGCCGAAGCCATACCGGGTATGGCCGAGGGTGCCATTAAAGTGACCCGCCTGCTGGCCAACAACCCGAGGAAGCTCACGGTGGACGACATCAGGGAAATCTACGAAAGGGCATTTTAA
- the pdaA gene encoding delta-lactam-biosynthetic de-N-acetylase: MSRYAKATVALIMAVIAGGFYAGRMYLAADNPKSTVAGVYSSQPAGEKATANISPSQPAKNEAKAQTPENVNEKKGATGDKKTVQTTTSLSNARRGWGIKRNDKHQQPEMPKAIRDTLARYDAYWIGSPGEKVLYLTFDEGYENGYTAKILDILKANNVKAAFFVTGHYVKTQPELVKRMVAEGHIVGNHTMNHPSLPDISDEEIKKELQSVEELFTKLTGKKMKYLRPPKGEYSERTLAVTRQLGYYNIFWSLALVDWVPMPGGPQEAYQSVMDNLHNGAVILLHAVSRDNTEALDRILKDARAQGYTFKTLDDLVAKES, from the coding sequence TTGTCCCGATATGCTAAAGCAACCGTGGCACTTATAATGGCTGTAATTGCCGGTGGATTTTACGCCGGCAGGATGTACCTGGCGGCGGACAATCCAAAATCCACTGTCGCTGGGGTCTATTCTTCCCAGCCTGCGGGGGAAAAAGCAACGGCAAATATATCCCCTTCACAACCGGCAAAAAATGAGGCAAAGGCTCAAACCCCGGAAAATGTTAATGAAAAGAAAGGTGCCACCGGCGATAAAAAGACCGTTCAGACCACTACCTCCTTGTCCAACGCACGCCGCGGTTGGGGCATTAAACGCAATGACAAACACCAGCAGCCGGAAATGCCCAAAGCAATCCGCGACACCCTGGCCCGGTATGACGCCTACTGGATCGGCAGTCCCGGTGAAAAGGTGCTTTACCTGACCTTTGACGAAGGTTACGAAAACGGCTACACGGCTAAAATACTGGACATTCTCAAAGCCAACAACGTCAAAGCCGCCTTCTTTGTGACCGGGCACTACGTCAAAACCCAGCCGGAGCTGGTCAAGCGCATGGTGGCTGAAGGGCACATCGTGGGCAACCACACCATGAATCACCCCAGCCTGCCCGACATCAGCGATGAGGAGATCAAGAAAGAGCTGCAATCGGTGGAAGAACTTTTCACAAAGCTGACGGGGAAGAAGATGAAATACCTGCGCCCGCCCAAGGGGGAATACAGTGAGCGCACCCTGGCCGTAACCAGACAACTGGGATATTACAATATTTTCTGGAGCCTGGCCCTGGTGGACTGGGTACCCATGCCCGGAGGTCCCCAGGAAGCCTACCAGTCGGTAATGGATAACCTGCACAACGGGGCGGTAATATTGCTGCACGCCGTATCCAGGGACAACACCGAAGCCCTGGACCGCATCCTTAAAGACGCCAGGGCCCAGGGGTACACCTTTAAGACGCTGGATGATCTGGTAGCGAAAGAATCTTAG
- the secE gene encoding preprotein translocase subunit SecE, translating into MASLRGLIKRDGSRNEVAVRDGARAVKKPEKRLVVKKEKVNRLEQVSKYFRGVYSELKKVHWPNRREVVTYTGVVLVAVTIVGILIWIFDSLLSRLLQFIIK; encoded by the coding sequence ATGGCATCTTTGAGAGGGCTGATCAAAAGGGACGGTTCGCGAAATGAAGTGGCGGTTCGCGATGGAGCCAGGGCAGTTAAGAAGCCCGAGAAAAGGCTCGTTGTAAAAAAGGAAAAAGTGAACCGCCTGGAGCAGGTCAGTAAGTATTTTCGCGGAGTTTACAGCGAACTGAAAAAGGTTCACTGGCCTAACCGGCGGGAGGTCGTCACGTATACTGGTGTGGTGCTGGTGGCCGTCACCATCGTTGGCATCCTGATCTGGATTTTCGATTCGCTTTTAAGCCGGCTACTGCAATTCATCATTAAATAA
- the rplA gene encoding 50S ribosomal protein L1, giving the protein MPRHGKKYLDAAKKVDRSRLYDPAEALALVKEMASARFDETVEVAVKLGVDPRHADQQVRGAVVLPHGTGKTRTVLVFAKGEKAREAEEAGADFVGAEDMVAKIQQEGWLGFDVAIATPDMMSLVGRLGRILGPRGLMPNPKTGTVTFDVAQAVKEVKAGKIEYRVDKAGIIHAPIGKVSFGVEKLTENLRTLVEQLIRVKPAAAKGQYIKGITVSSTMGPGVKVNHLKVTA; this is encoded by the coding sequence ATGCCGCGACATGGCAAAAAGTATTTAGATGCAGCCAAGAAGGTGGATCGGTCCAGGCTTTACGATCCCGCCGAAGCCCTGGCTCTGGTTAAAGAAATGGCTTCCGCCAGGTTTGACGAGACGGTGGAAGTGGCCGTAAAGCTGGGTGTAGACCCCCGGCATGCCGACCAGCAGGTGAGGGGTGCCGTAGTTCTGCCCCATGGCACCGGTAAGACCCGGACCGTACTGGTCTTTGCCAAGGGGGAAAAAGCCAGGGAGGCCGAGGAGGCCGGTGCGGATTTCGTTGGGGCCGAGGATATGGTGGCCAAGATCCAGCAAGAGGGATGGCTGGGTTTTGACGTGGCCATTGCCACCCCCGACATGATGAGTCTGGTCGGCCGCCTGGGCCGGATTCTGGGCCCCCGGGGTCTGATGCCCAACCCCAAAACGGGTACGGTCACCTTTGATGTTGCCCAGGCGGTTAAAGAAGTGAAAGCAGGTAAGATTGAATACCGGGTGGATAAAGCCGGTATTATTCACGCCCCTATCGGCAAAGTGTCCTTTGGCGTGGAAAAGCTGACCGAAAACCTGCGCACCCTGGTGGAGCAGTTGATTCGGGTCAAGCCGGCCGCTGCAAAAGGCCAGTACATCAAGGGTATCACTGTTTCCTCCACCATGGGGCCGGGAGTAAAGGTTAACCACCTGAAGGTTACCGCCTGA
- a CDS encoding sigma-54 interaction domain-containing protein, which produces MLFKEGLSRYLPECWKDGSDHILALHKTNLLEKNTPGSKQRTGNYQGRSLRVTDTETGFYYTNGQAYTLGVNSAYECLTGLHGDELFGRNMNELVDNRYFDRSVSLMVLEQGRSVTIPQHVLKTGQKVMVTGNPVFDEEGKILLVVTTVKPLRNNKGKKVNGPTQANHLVELEGIGTVVAESEAMKQVVNRAIRAAYSDATVLIQGESGVGKEVVARIIHEYSPRKHKPFMVVNAAAIPGELFEAELFGYRPGAFTGARREGYPGLVKAAEGGTLFLDEISEVPLSAQVKLLRLIQNKELYPLGSGQPERIDVRIVAASNQNLVRLVREGRFRQDLYYRLNVIPIYIPPLANRREDIIPLASHFFNLYLDRYNIKKILTPEACRELQSYRWPGNVRELQNLMERLVVLSSGVKITAHMVARELEAQVEQSTTCFSPKTPENLEKALEEFEKDLIQHALQVYSTQEEASRALGIHRSTLARKIKKYFS; this is translated from the coding sequence ATGCTTTTTAAAGAAGGCCTTTCTCGTTACCTGCCGGAATGTTGGAAAGATGGAAGCGATCATATACTCGCTTTACATAAGACAAATCTTTTAGAAAAAAATACCCCGGGGTCCAAACAAAGGACAGGGAATTATCAGGGCAGGTCGTTACGTGTTACCGATACTGAAACCGGTTTTTACTACACCAACGGGCAGGCTTATACCCTGGGCGTGAACAGTGCCTACGAATGTTTAACCGGCCTGCATGGCGACGAACTGTTCGGACGCAACATGAATGAACTGGTGGATAACCGCTACTTCGACCGGTCGGTTTCTCTGATGGTACTGGAACAGGGGCGCTCCGTTACCATTCCCCAGCACGTGCTTAAAACCGGCCAGAAAGTGATGGTAACCGGAAATCCCGTTTTTGACGAAGAGGGTAAAATTCTTCTGGTAGTAACTACGGTGAAACCGTTACGAAACAATAAAGGAAAGAAAGTAAACGGGCCGACCCAGGCAAATCACCTGGTGGAACTGGAAGGCATTGGAACTGTGGTGGCGGAAAGCGAGGCCATGAAGCAGGTGGTGAACAGGGCCATTCGTGCCGCGTATTCCGACGCCACCGTCTTGATCCAGGGCGAGTCCGGCGTCGGCAAAGAAGTCGTGGCCAGGATTATCCATGAATACAGTCCAAGGAAGCACAAACCCTTTATGGTGGTAAACGCGGCTGCCATTCCGGGGGAACTTTTTGAGGCGGAATTATTCGGTTACCGTCCGGGGGCCTTTACGGGTGCCCGGCGGGAAGGTTATCCCGGGTTGGTCAAGGCTGCCGAGGGAGGGACCCTGTTTCTGGATGAGATTAGTGAGGTGCCCCTTTCCGCCCAGGTGAAATTATTACGGCTGATTCAAAATAAGGAATTATACCCTTTAGGTAGTGGACAACCGGAAAGAATAGATGTGCGCATTGTGGCTGCATCCAATCAGAACCTGGTAAGGCTGGTGCGTGAGGGGCGTTTTCGTCAGGATCTATACTACAGGTTGAATGTCATACCAATTTACATTCCTCCCCTGGCAAACCGGCGGGAGGATATTATCCCCCTGGCCAGCCACTTTTTTAACCTCTACCTGGACCGCTACAATATAAAAAAGATTCTTACCCCGGAAGCCTGCCGGGAATTGCAGAGCTACCGGTGGCCGGGAAACGTGCGGGAGCTGCAGAACTTGATGGAGCGCCTGGTGGTTCTCAGTAGCGGAGTAAAAATTACTGCCCACATGGTAGCCAGGGAACTGGAGGCACAGGTAGAGCAATCCACCACTTGCTTTTCGCCTAAAACTCCGGAGAACCTGGAAAAGGCGTTGGAAGAATTCGAAAAGGATCTTATCCAGCATGCTTTGCAGGTATATTCCACGCAAGAGGAGGCGTCCCGGGCGCTGGGTATTCACCGGAGTACCCTGGCCCGGAAAATAAAAAAATACTTTTCTTAA